One window of the Nocardia huaxiensis genome contains the following:
- a CDS encoding MMPL family transporter, producing MFHWLGRWVYRARYAVIVGFVVVMGVSGAYGLGYQDRLTAKGYFDETSESVLGTELADDVFGRDFDGDVIALYTAPPGKHITDAEFDTAGSALTQRLLTEYRTQIKDVSGYWNGSLGKARFLTKDADQAFISIGLQGDGDQDSVEFYRQIHDKLGIPGLDVQVAGRVPVSDEVGLTMQHDVERMHLIALPLVAIVLFFVFGGVIAASLPMIIGGLTIAGAWGVMNLFTGFMPVNTIADAVLSLIGLGLAIDYGLFMVSRFREEIAEGASVEDAVRTTVSTAGRTIAFSATIIVVCVAGALIFPMVFLRSAATAALVAVVLAAVLSITVLPAMLGVLGKRVDAFGFRAFNRTRTTAQIDASFWSRLSLWSMQRPALLAVPIIAVLGGLLIPFFQVEWGTDMTEKYLPPNNETRTAQQDFDAAFPTERVFPLKLVIDGADRATANVIADTASKAVADGLTGEFKKPFSNGVAREGANVRVFTAGLKEGADTDAIIGTLRTIQPPEGVRLYVTGMPALGRDTLDGLVDRMPMLLAILVLASFVMMFLAFGSFVLPIKAIFVSFLSLTATLGFLTYVFYDGHGARLLDFTPQPLFVPILVIMIAIIFGLSTDYEIFLMSRMAEAREKGAATPEAIRYGTAHTGGIITAAALVLIVVTGSFGLSEIVLMKYIAYGMIVALILDATIIRMLLVPAVMKLLGDACWWAPGWAKRLHRRIGLAEYETRDEAPKNTVAEEIPA from the coding sequence GTGTTTCACTGGCTGGGGCGGTGGGTGTATCGCGCGCGATACGCGGTCATCGTGGGATTCGTTGTGGTGATGGGGGTTTCGGGGGCCTACGGGCTGGGTTATCAGGACCGGCTCACCGCCAAGGGGTACTTCGACGAGACGAGCGAATCGGTGCTCGGCACCGAACTCGCCGATGACGTCTTCGGGCGGGATTTCGACGGCGACGTCATCGCGCTCTACACCGCCCCGCCGGGCAAACACATCACCGACGCGGAATTCGACACCGCGGGCAGCGCGCTCACCCAGCGGCTGCTCACCGAATACCGCACGCAGATCAAGGATGTGAGCGGGTACTGGAACGGCAGTCTGGGCAAGGCGCGCTTCCTCACCAAGGACGCGGACCAGGCGTTCATCAGCATCGGCCTGCAGGGCGACGGGGACCAGGACAGCGTCGAGTTCTACCGCCAGATCCACGACAAGCTCGGCATACCGGGGCTGGATGTGCAGGTCGCCGGGCGGGTTCCGGTGTCCGACGAGGTCGGGCTCACCATGCAGCACGATGTCGAGCGCATGCACCTGATCGCGCTGCCGCTGGTGGCGATCGTGCTGTTCTTCGTCTTCGGCGGCGTTATCGCAGCATCGCTGCCGATGATCATCGGCGGGCTCACCATCGCGGGCGCGTGGGGGGTCATGAATCTGTTCACCGGGTTCATGCCCGTGAACACCATTGCCGACGCGGTGCTTTCGCTCATCGGGCTGGGGCTGGCCATCGACTACGGGCTGTTCATGGTGAGCCGGTTCCGGGAGGAGATCGCCGAGGGCGCGAGCGTGGAAGACGCGGTGCGGACCACGGTTTCGACGGCCGGGCGGACGATCGCGTTCTCCGCCACCATCATCGTAGTGTGCGTGGCCGGGGCGCTCATCTTCCCGATGGTGTTCCTGCGCTCGGCGGCCACGGCGGCGCTGGTCGCCGTTGTGCTGGCGGCGGTGCTGTCCATCACGGTGCTGCCGGCCATGCTGGGGGTGCTCGGAAAACGCGTGGACGCCTTCGGATTCCGGGCGTTCAACCGGACCAGGACCACCGCGCAGATCGACGCGTCGTTCTGGTCGCGGCTGTCGCTGTGGTCGATGCAGCGGCCCGCGCTGCTGGCGGTGCCGATCATCGCGGTGCTGGGCGGATTGCTGATCCCGTTCTTCCAGGTCGAATGGGGCACCGACATGACCGAGAAGTATCTGCCGCCCAACAATGAAACTCGAACGGCGCAGCAGGATTTCGACGCCGCCTTCCCCACCGAACGGGTCTTCCCGCTCAAGCTGGTCATCGACGGCGCGGACCGGGCCACCGCCAATGTCATCGCCGACACGGCGAGCAAGGCCGTCGCCGACGGCCTCACCGGGGAATTCAAGAAACCCTTCTCCAATGGCGTGGCCCGGGAGGGCGCGAACGTCCGGGTGTTCACCGCCGGACTGAAGGAGGGCGCGGACACCGACGCCATCATCGGGACGCTGCGCACCATCCAGCCGCCGGAGGGGGTGCGGCTGTATGTCACCGGCATGCCGGCGCTCGGGCGCGACACTCTCGACGGGCTGGTCGACCGCATGCCCATGCTGCTGGCGATCCTCGTGCTCGCCTCGTTCGTGATGATGTTCCTGGCGTTCGGCTCGTTCGTGCTGCCGATCAAGGCGATCTTCGTGAGCTTCCTGAGCCTCACGGCCACCCTGGGCTTCCTGACCTACGTCTTCTACGACGGGCACGGGGCGCGGCTGCTGGACTTCACGCCGCAGCCGCTGTTCGTGCCGATTCTGGTGATCATGATCGCGATCATCTTCGGGCTGTCCACCGACTACGAGATCTTCCTCATGTCACGCATGGCCGAGGCCCGCGAGAAGGGCGCCGCCACACCGGAAGCCATTCGATACGGCACCGCGCACACCGGCGGCATCATCACCGCGGCGGCGCTGGTGCTGATCGTGGTGACCGGGTCGTTCGGGCTGTCGGAGATCGTGCTCATGAAGTACATCGCCTACGGCATGATCGTGGCACTCATCCTGGACGCCACCATCATTCGCATGCTGCTGGTGCCCGCCGTCATGAAGCTGCTGGGCGACGCCTGCTGGTGGGCGCCGGGCTGGGCCAAGCGGCTGCACCGGCGCATCGGGCTGGCCGAGTACGAGACCCGGGACGAAGCGCCGAAAAACACCGTCGCGGAGGAGATTCCGGCATGA